A genomic stretch from Pochonia chlamydosporia 170 chromosome 4, whole genome shotgun sequence includes:
- a CDS encoding naphthalene 1,2-dioxygenase subunit alpha (similar to Metarhizium robertsii ARSEF 23 XP_011411779.1): MASRISQLPSTESTGPSQIVDEVRSLRAIIRNKQTGDAQPQKALSGVADNYSRQLPVRVVIKLLEVLKSPFRLLFFMHPIEGPQYLESLAQRIYFPVAPISIGELTVFYGLLYNHIREVIEVDKVSDMSLPELRRYQDVCFEAFQAGVQSSELYAVPTHANTLALTIAILDAQFTGNLALQWNLTSAAARHCITLAYHREATVQKMSAEMAKQCRRLFWHVYVSSQSMVLPLGKAPMIHDYDVDLNPMVATSDSASAAWTAAFDLMRAFFSLQASVYQRLYSPWATNLCSESRVRTVQELSADLEQWFGRWLSVDHSRAHHSELFHVLFIPVHVAYYSLLALIHRAATSSSSIEEVSSECFTFARKGLQTHLSLYPQVAAIGTGAVQLYAIWVFVRSSFTPYIVTFVHCISQTDKNDLDTLREVLGTLDEIATVANHCQRQVEVCKALYRTAHAFIHSNQNAAQQAQAHHERTINLPLQHYDTDLFDWDLLQSDIDSWVADGMNRSAVTLGIQLDGSTQ; encoded by the exons ATGGCTAGTCGTATATCACAGCTACCATCAACTGAATCGACTGGGCCATCCCaaattgttgatgaagttAGATCCTTGCGCGCAATAATTCGTAATAAGCAAACTGGTGATGCACAACCGCAGAAGGCACTGTCAGGCGTGGCGGACAATTATTCGCGGCAACTACCCGTGAGAGTTGTGATCAAACTTTTGGAGGTTTTGAAGA GTCCCTTTCGCTTACTCTTTTTCATGCATCCGATAGAGGGGCCACAGTATCTCGAGAGTTTAGCACAACGAATTTACTTTCCCGTTGCGCCAATATCTATAGGGGAGTTGACTGTGTTTTATGGCCTACTCTATAATCACATCAGGGAGGTCATAGAGGTGGACAAGGTATCGGACATGTCACTACCGGAACTAAGACGATATCAGGATGTTTGCTTTGAAGCATTCCAGGCCGGAGTGCAAAGCTCCGAGTTATATGCCGTGCCCACCCATGCTAACACGCTGGCCCTGACCATTGCA ATATTGGATGCCCAGTTCACGGGAAACCTGGCATTGCAGTGGAACCTGACATCTGCAGCGGCAAGGCATTGTATTACACTAGCCTATCATCGAGAAGCAACTGTGCAAAAGATGTCTGCCGAGATGGCCAAGCAGTGCCGTCGTTTATTCTGGCATGTATACGTTTCAAGCCAGAGCATGGTGCTGCCTTTAGGTAAAGCTCCGATGATTCATGATTACGATGTTGACCTGAATCCAATGGTTGCAACATCAGATTCAGCGTCAGCAGCGTGGACCGCAGCTTTTGACTTGATGCGTGCGTTCTTCAGCCTGCAGGCTAGTGTTTACCAAAGATTGTATTCCCCTTGGGCCACAAATCTTTGCTCGGAATCAAGAGTGCGTACAGTCCAGGAGCTGTCAGCCGATCTTGAGCAATGGTTTGGTAGATGGCTTTCTGTTGATCACTCCCGAGCTCATCATTCTGAACTCTTTCATGTGCTCTTCATTCCTGTGCATGTGGCGTACTACTCGTTGTTGGCACTTATCCATAGAGCGGCCACATCCTCGAGTTCGATTGAAGAGGTCTCAAGTGAGTGTTTTACATTTGCAAGAAAAGGGTTACAAACACACCTATCACTGTATCCTCAAGTAGCAGCCATAGGAACAGGCGCGGTACAATTGTACGCAATTTG GGTCTTCGTTCGGTCGTCCTTTACGCCATATATAGTCACCTTTGTGCATTGCATCTCTCAAACCGATAAGAATGATCTCGATACACTACGGGAAGTTTTGGGAACCCTGGATGAAATCGCAACTGTCGCCAACCACTGTCAAAGGCAAGTTGAAGTTTGCAAAGCTCTATATAGAACAGCACATGCTTTCATCCACTCCAACCAAAATGCAGCTCAGCAGGCTCAGGCGCACCATGAAAGAACAATTAACTTGCCACTGCAACATTATGACACGGATCTATTCGACTGGGATCTACTTCAGTCAGACATAGACAGTTGGGTAGCAGACGGTATGAACAGGTCTGCTGTTACCCTGGGTATTCAGTTAGATGGATCCACGCAGTAG